The stretch of DNA TTTAATGTTCCTGGGGGAAGATGTGATAAATGTGATGGTGATGGGGTAATAAAAATAGAAATGCACTTTTTACCAGATGTCTATGTTACATGCGATCATTGCGATGGGCAAAGATACAATTATGAAACATTGGAAGTTAAATATCGTGGTAAATCAATAAATGATATTTTAAATATGACTGTTGAACAAGCTTATGCATTTTTTATTCAGAATGGAAAAATTAGAGACCAATTGCAAACTTTATTAGATGTTGGGTTAGGATATATAAAATTAGGTCAAAATGCCACAACATTATCTGGTGGTGAAGCACAGCGTGTTAAATTAGCAACATACTTACAAAAAAAACCTACAGGAAAATCATTGTATATTTTAGATGAACCTACAACTGGATTGCATTCATATGATGTTCAGAATTTACTGAATGTTCTAAACCGAATTGTTGATAATGGTGATACATTAATTGTTATCGAACATAATTTAGATGTAATTAAATGCGCAGATTACATTATAGATCTTGGACCAGACGGCGGTAAAAATGGAGGGAATATTATTGCTTCTGGAACTCCGGAACAAGTTGCACAAATAACTAACTCATATACGGGGCAATATTTAAAGAAAATATTAAAATTATCTTAATAAGCAAAAATTAAAATATAATTTAATAATAAATTATTTTTAATTATAATTTACATATTAAATAAACGAAAAAGAAAGGAGAAAATATGAAGGATTATGCAGGAATCAGTTTACAAATCGGACCATTTCACATTTATTCACTAACAATGATGTTAGGAATGATTGCATCTATTTTAACTGTTTTTTACTTTTGAAAAAGAGAAAAATATTCTTTTGAACAATTAGCAATTTTAATATTTATTGCTTTACCTACTGCTATTATTGGTGCTAGATTTGTTTTTGTTATTCAACAATTAATCGAACACAAAGGGTGAGCTAATGGGCCTTGATACAAAATGTTTTATATCTGAGAAGGTGGTCTATCAATTCACGGTGGTGTTATTACTTCAACAATTTGTTGTATTATGTATATTGTATTTTCAAAAAACCCAAAGAAAATTGACTTGAAAAAGGCGTTTTCAATTATTTTACCAGCCGTATTTATAGGTCAAGCAATTGGTCGTTGAGGTAACTTTGCAAACCATGAGGTTTATGGACAAATTATGTCTGAATCTTCATTCGCATTCAAGATGCTTCCACAATTAATTAGAGAACATATGTTTATTAATGGTCATTATCGTTTACCATTATTCTTATATGAATCAATTGCTAACTTATTTGCTTA from Mycoplasmopsis arginini encodes:
- the lgt gene encoding prolipoprotein diacylglyceryl transferase, yielding MKDYAGISLQIGPFHIYSLTMMLGMIASILTVFYFWKREKYSFEQLAILIFIALPTAIIGARFVFVIQQLIEHKGWANGPWYKMFYIWEGGLSIHGGVITSTICCIMYIVFSKNPKKIDLKKAFSIILPAVFIGQAIGRWGNFANHEVYGQIMSESSFAFKMLPQLIREHMFINGHYRLPLFLYESIANLFAYILLVWILNNWNWLRPGTTGALYIVFYGILRFGMEPLRQDSYTIYKVISALYIIVGTILVILFEFTLKLNYNVYKVCKYQKEWTHKFFYFIVYEPKNNKGLFRKNFIKQNDLNKEINVSLS